The Halobacterium sp. CBA1132 genome has a segment encoding these proteins:
- a CDS encoding CPBP family intramembrane glutamic endopeptidase — MAYWVAFAAFALLVTAGLVALTRASAGVVGEGTEEFTAGELLLQTTLSQAVVGALLVVAVWLARIPVDSLGVAVSADLVAVGVAAGFVLAVGNEAAMRVVDAAGLGYDEELREALTPESRGGWLILCFVALPVVAGFEELLFRGILVGALSVGFGVSPWVLAAASSVVFGAAHTAQGATGVVVTTLLGFALAAAYVATGSLLVVFVAHYLVNAAEFAAHAR; from the coding sequence ATGGCGTACTGGGTCGCGTTCGCGGCGTTCGCGCTGCTGGTGACCGCTGGACTCGTCGCGCTCACGCGAGCGTCGGCGGGCGTCGTCGGCGAGGGAACCGAGGAGTTCACGGCGGGCGAGTTGCTGCTGCAGACGACGCTCTCGCAGGCGGTCGTCGGCGCGCTGCTCGTGGTCGCGGTGTGGCTCGCGCGGATTCCCGTCGATTCGCTGGGCGTCGCCGTCTCCGCCGACCTCGTCGCAGTCGGCGTTGCCGCGGGGTTCGTGCTCGCGGTCGGGAACGAGGCCGCGATGCGCGTGGTCGACGCCGCGGGGCTGGGCTACGACGAGGAGCTCCGGGAGGCGCTGACGCCCGAGTCGCGCGGTGGCTGGCTGATTCTGTGCTTCGTCGCGCTCCCGGTCGTCGCGGGCTTCGAGGAACTGCTGTTTCGGGGGATTCTCGTCGGCGCGCTCTCCGTGGGGTTCGGCGTGTCGCCGTGGGTGCTCGCGGCGGCGTCCAGCGTCGTGTTCGGCGCGGCACACACCGCGCAGGGCGCGACCGGCGTCGTCGTCACGACGCTACTGGGATTCGCGCTCGCCGCCGCGTACGTCGCCACTGGCAGCCTCCTCGTCGTGTTCGTCGCGCACTACCTCGTGAACGCCGCGGAGTTCGCGGCCCACGCGCGGTAG
- a CDS encoding MGMT family protein, which translates to MTAAGIYAREASYLDRAVQLGVAGDRVINVSFPEAAPADADPDHPLLDRVEAYFEGSEDDFDDVEVGLTVPTKHREVLEAVRNIPYGERVTVKRVLSMVPDVDPEDSDARETARAALAENPVPLFIPDHRVRDGPSGAPPEVADRLRDLEA; encoded by the coding sequence ATGACTGCGGCCGGCATCTACGCACGCGAGGCGTCGTATCTCGACAGAGCCGTCCAACTCGGCGTCGCGGGCGACCGCGTCATCAACGTCTCCTTCCCCGAGGCGGCGCCCGCCGACGCCGACCCCGACCACCCGCTGCTCGACCGCGTCGAGGCGTACTTCGAGGGGAGCGAGGACGACTTCGACGACGTCGAGGTCGGCCTGACGGTCCCGACGAAACACCGCGAAGTCCTCGAAGCCGTCCGCAACATCCCGTACGGCGAACGCGTCACCGTCAAGCGCGTCCTCTCGATGGTCCCCGACGTCGACCCCGAGGACAGCGACGCGCGCGAGACCGCACGCGCCGCGCTCGCGGAGAACCCCGTGCCGCTTTTCATCCCAGACCACCGCGTCCGCGACGGCCCGAGCGGTGCGCCGCCCGAAGTCGCGGACCGACTCCGCGACCTCGAAGCCTGA
- the trpC gene encoding indole-3-glycerol phosphate synthase, producing the protein MNESDGLAPAVQSILDAAREREPDGQRVSVSPRSLPDALAAAEADGRVPTIAEVKPTSPTTDGERRDDPVALAEQMVAGGAAALSVLTEPEHFGGSPENLRAIRDAVDVPVLRKDFLLREAQLDAVEADVVLLIARFLGDDLEPMLAAARERGFQVLVEVHDREELDRAIAAGADIVGVNNRDLAKLDVDLSTFESVAPYAPEDVTLLAESGVQTPADARRMREAGADGLLVGSAIMDGDVTENTQTLTNA; encoded by the coding sequence ATGAACGAGAGTGACGGGCTCGCGCCAGCGGTGCAGTCCATCCTCGACGCGGCCCGCGAGCGAGAACCGGACGGCCAGCGGGTGTCGGTGTCCCCGCGGTCGCTGCCCGACGCGCTCGCAGCCGCCGAGGCGGACGGGCGCGTGCCCACGATTGCGGAAGTGAAACCGACGAGTCCGACCACCGACGGCGAGCGCCGCGACGACCCCGTCGCGCTCGCCGAGCAGATGGTCGCGGGCGGCGCGGCCGCCCTCTCCGTGCTCACCGAGCCGGAGCACTTCGGCGGCAGCCCCGAGAACCTCCGCGCGATTCGGGACGCCGTCGACGTGCCCGTGCTCCGCAAGGACTTCCTGCTGCGCGAAGCCCAGTTGGACGCCGTCGAGGCCGACGTCGTCCTGCTCATCGCGCGCTTCCTCGGGGACGACCTCGAACCGATGCTGGCGGCCGCCCGCGAGCGCGGCTTCCAAGTGCTCGTGGAGGTCCACGACCGCGAGGAACTGGACCGCGCTATCGCGGCGGGCGCGGACATCGTCGGCGTGAACAACCGCGACCTCGCGAAACTCGACGTCGACCTCTCGACGTTCGAGTCCGTCGCACCCTACGCGCCCGAGGACGTGACGCTGCTCGCGGAGAGCGGCGTGCAGACGCCCGCCGACGCCCGCCGGATGCGGGAAGCGGGCGCCGACGGCCTGCTCGTCGGAAGCGCCATCATGGACGGCGACGTAACCGAGAACACGCAGACACTAACGAACGCATGA
- the trpB gene encoding tryptophan synthase subunit beta, producing MSDQSQRTTGEQETRAGKFGAYGGQYVPEVLMPAVEELADAYERYVLENEDGFVDDFRQRIREFGGRPTPLSHAENLSERYGFDVYLKREDLLHGGAHKLNNALGQVLLAKYMGKERIVAETGAGQHGTATAMACAYLDMPCEIYMGRTDVNRQRPNVFRMRIHDAEVNPVDVGSGTLKEAINETMRDWATNVEDTHYVIGSVVGPHPFPAMVRDFQSVISEEMREQSRERLGELPEAVIACAGGGSNTMGAFSAFVGSAKLPGAPEGTHEPAPDVDLLAVEAGGSSLGVDKDEGYAPNSASLSTGTEGVLHGARTKLLQTEEGQIVESHSVSAGLDYAGVGPELAHLVDEGRVEPVNVDDDAALEAFHRLSREEGIIPALESSHAVAYLEEYAAHRAAGNASGDEPRAGDGPVVVNVSGRGDKDLDTVIEESAARDVAGAPTMEVFEE from the coding sequence ATGAGCGACCAATCCCAGCGAACGACGGGCGAACAGGAGACGCGGGCCGGGAAATTCGGCGCGTACGGCGGCCAGTACGTCCCCGAGGTTCTGATGCCGGCGGTCGAGGAACTCGCGGACGCCTACGAGCGCTACGTCCTCGAGAACGAGGACGGCTTCGTTGACGACTTCCGGCAGCGAATCCGGGAGTTCGGGGGGCGACCCACCCCGTTGAGCCACGCCGAGAACCTCTCGGAGCGCTACGGCTTCGACGTTTACCTCAAGCGAGAGGACCTCCTGCACGGCGGCGCGCACAAGCTCAACAACGCGCTCGGGCAGGTGCTGCTCGCGAAGTACATGGGCAAAGAGCGCATCGTCGCGGAGACCGGCGCCGGCCAGCACGGCACCGCGACGGCGATGGCGTGCGCGTACCTCGACATGCCCTGCGAGATTTACATGGGCCGCACGGACGTCAACCGCCAGCGGCCGAACGTCTTCCGGATGCGCATCCACGACGCCGAGGTCAACCCCGTCGACGTCGGCTCGGGAACCCTCAAAGAGGCCATCAACGAGACGATGCGCGACTGGGCGACGAACGTCGAGGACACCCACTACGTCATCGGTTCCGTGGTGGGGCCGCACCCGTTCCCGGCGATGGTCCGGGACTTCCAGTCGGTCATCAGCGAGGAGATGCGCGAGCAGAGCCGCGAGCGACTCGGCGAGCTGCCGGAAGCCGTTATCGCGTGCGCGGGCGGCGGGTCGAACACGATGGGCGCGTTCTCCGCGTTCGTGGGCAGCGCGAAACTCCCGGGTGCGCCCGAGGGAACCCACGAGCCCGCGCCCGACGTCGACTTGCTCGCGGTCGAAGCCGGGGGCTCCAGCCTCGGCGTCGACAAGGACGAGGGGTACGCGCCGAACTCCGCGAGCCTCTCGACGGGGACGGAGGGCGTGCTCCACGGCGCGCGCACGAAGCTCCTCCAGACGGAGGAGGGCCAAATCGTCGAGTCCCACTCCGTGAGCGCGGGGCTGGACTACGCGGGCGTCGGCCCGGAGCTCGCGCACCTCGTCGACGAGGGCCGCGTCGAACCCGTGAACGTCGACGACGACGCCGCGCTCGAAGCGTTCCACCGGCTCTCCCGCGAGGAGGGCATCATCCCCGCGCTCGAATCCAGCCACGCAGTCGCCTACCTCGAGGAGTATGCGGCGCACCGCGCCGCAGGAAACGCGAGCGGCGACGAGCCGCGAGCGGGCGACGGCCCCGTGGTCGTGAACGTCTCCGGGCGCGGCGACAAGGACCTCGACACGGTCATCGAGGAGTCCGCCGCGCGCGACGTCGCCGGCGCGCCCACGATGGAGGTGTTCGAGGAGTGA
- the trpA gene encoding tryptophan synthase subunit alpha — MTDSEIRGAFADGPALVSYVAAGDPSAEASKEYVEALVEGGSDVIELGLPFSEPVAEGTTIQNAIKRALDAGMTPDAYLDLVRELDVDVPIVCMTYYNLIYQYGESEARSASENASGDEPRASGGPEEFVEAAAEAGISGFVVPDLPVNESEAMYEACREHGLDLIFIVAPTTTPERLESMLDRTTGFVYVQGRLGTTGARDDVSEDTPEALERLQDADVPKAVGFGISSGEQAREVIASGADGVIVGSAYVDIVADGVENDLPAGEVADRLEELAAELKQGARKGLPEPERK; from the coding sequence GTGACCGACAGCGAGATTCGCGGTGCGTTCGCGGACGGTCCCGCGCTCGTCTCGTACGTCGCCGCGGGCGACCCGAGCGCGGAAGCCAGCAAGGAGTACGTCGAGGCGCTCGTCGAGGGCGGCAGCGACGTCATCGAACTCGGCCTCCCGTTCTCGGAGCCGGTCGCGGAGGGCACGACGATTCAGAACGCCATCAAGCGCGCGCTCGACGCCGGCATGACGCCGGACGCTTACCTCGACCTCGTGCGCGAGTTGGACGTGGACGTGCCCATCGTCTGCATGACGTACTACAACCTCATCTACCAGTATGGGGAGAGCGAGGCGCGAAGCGCCTCGGAAAACGCGAGCGGCGATGAGCCGCGAGCGAGCGGCGGTCCCGAGGAGTTCGTCGAAGCCGCGGCGGAGGCGGGTATCTCCGGGTTCGTCGTGCCGGACCTTCCCGTGAACGAGTCCGAGGCCATGTACGAGGCGTGCCGCGAGCACGGCCTCGACCTGATCTTCATCGTGGCGCCGACCACCACGCCCGAGCGCCTCGAATCGATGCTCGACCGCACCACCGGGTTCGTCTACGTGCAGGGCCGGCTCGGCACGACGGGCGCTCGCGACGACGTCAGCGAGGACACGCCCGAGGCACTCGAACGCCTGCAGGACGCCGACGTGCCGAAGGCCGTCGGGTTCGGCATCTCCTCGGGCGAGCAGGCCCGCGAAGTCATCGCCAGCGGCGCTGACGGCGTCATCGTCGGGAGCGCGTACGTCGACATCGTCGCCGACGGCGTCGAGAACGACCTGCCAGCGGGAGAGGTCGCGGACCGCCTCGAAGAGCTCGCCGCGGAACTCAAACAGGGGGCGCGGAAGGGACTGCCCGAACCGGAACGCAAATAG
- a CDS encoding 2-amino-3,7-dideoxy-D-threo-hept-6-ulosonate synthase codes for MTPGKTARLDRIGRDGRFVTIPMDHGITLGAVDGLVDIESTIDDVTSNGADAVLTQKGVAPRVHDNKNGAGYVVHLNASTSIGPDSNDKRRTGTVEEAVRAGADAVSFHINVGSDHEPDQITQLADVVDDAQDLGMPVLAMAYARGPGVDEHDAESLGHAVRLAEELGADLVKTAYSGSRESFERVTESTNKPVIIAGGSPDGDRQTLQDVRDAMDAGAAGVSTGRTVFQHDDPGAMTAAIAAVVHEDATPEEALREAGLPIEA; via the coding sequence ATGACACCAGGGAAGACAGCGCGACTCGACCGCATCGGCCGGGATGGCCGATTCGTCACCATCCCGATGGACCACGGAATCACACTCGGCGCCGTCGACGGCCTCGTCGACATCGAATCCACCATCGACGACGTCACCAGCAACGGCGCCGACGCCGTACTCACGCAGAAAGGCGTCGCGCCGCGCGTCCACGACAACAAGAACGGCGCCGGCTACGTCGTCCACCTCAACGCCTCTACGTCTATCGGCCCCGACTCTAACGACAAGCGCCGCACCGGCACCGTCGAGGAAGCTGTGCGCGCGGGCGCCGACGCCGTCTCCTTCCACATCAACGTCGGCAGCGACCACGAACCCGACCAGATTACGCAGCTCGCGGACGTCGTCGACGACGCCCAAGACCTCGGAATGCCCGTGCTCGCGATGGCGTACGCGCGCGGTCCGGGCGTCGACGAGCACGACGCCGAGAGCCTCGGCCACGCTGTCCGCCTCGCGGAGGAACTCGGCGCGGACCTCGTGAAGACCGCCTACTCGGGGAGCCGCGAGAGCTTCGAGCGCGTCACGGAATCCACGAACAAGCCCGTCATCATCGCCGGCGGCAGCCCCGACGGCGACCGGCAGACGCTCCAGGACGTCCGCGACGCGATGGACGCCGGCGCCGCCGGCGTCTCCACTGGTCGCACTGTCTTCCAGCACGACGACCCCGGCGCGATGACCGCCGCCATCGCCGCCGTGGTCCACGAGGACGCCACGCCCGAGGAAGCCCTCCGCGAGGCCGGTCTCCCCATCGAAGCCTAA
- a CDS encoding 3-dehydroquinate synthase II, with protein MTRSVWLKADDAVGDWETRKRRITAGLEAGVDWVLVDDGDVERVRELGSVNVAAFRTDDGDVIEEADSEDAAEPDAYVVGKDGEGDGTVDLPEDFSGSADLSAVRRGNADAAYVRILDERYEAFAEEAAQDADHTIVVGEDWTIIPLENLIARIGDETTLVAGVESAAEAETAFETLDIGADAVLLDSDDPDEIRRTVQARDAAERERLDLAWVTVTEIEEAGSADRVCVDTGSLMDDDEGMLVGSMSRGLFFVHAETAESPYVASRPFRVNAGAVHAYVRTPDGGTKYLAELSSGDEVQVVDRDGHTRTAVVGRAKIEKRPMFRVEAETESGDRIETLLQNAETIKVSTSEGRTAVTDIEEGDEILAYLEEGGRHFGEAIDERIIEQ; from the coding sequence ATGACACGGTCCGTCTGGCTGAAGGCCGACGACGCGGTCGGTGACTGGGAGACGCGCAAGCGACGCATCACGGCCGGCTTGGAGGCCGGCGTCGACTGGGTCCTCGTCGACGACGGGGATGTCGAGCGCGTGCGAGAACTCGGCTCCGTGAACGTCGCGGCGTTCCGCACGGACGACGGCGACGTCATCGAGGAAGCCGACAGCGAGGACGCCGCCGAACCGGACGCGTACGTCGTCGGGAAGGACGGCGAGGGCGACGGCACGGTCGACCTCCCGGAGGACTTCTCGGGGAGCGCGGACCTCTCCGCGGTCCGCCGCGGGAACGCCGACGCCGCCTACGTCCGCATCCTCGACGAGCGCTACGAGGCGTTCGCCGAGGAAGCCGCACAGGACGCCGACCACACCATCGTCGTCGGCGAGGACTGGACCATCATCCCGCTGGAGAACCTCATCGCGCGCATCGGGGACGAGACGACGCTCGTCGCGGGCGTCGAGTCCGCGGCCGAAGCCGAGACCGCCTTCGAGACGCTGGACATCGGCGCGGACGCCGTCCTGCTGGACAGCGACGACCCCGACGAGATTCGCCGCACCGTGCAGGCCCGCGACGCCGCCGAGCGCGAACGCCTCGACCTCGCGTGGGTCACCGTCACGGAAATCGAGGAGGCCGGGAGCGCGGACCGCGTCTGCGTCGACACTGGAAGTTTGATGGACGACGACGAGGGGATGCTCGTCGGGTCGATGTCCCGCGGCCTGTTCTTCGTGCACGCCGAAACCGCCGAGTCGCCGTACGTCGCGTCCCGGCCGTTCCGCGTGAACGCGGGGGCCGTCCACGCCTACGTGCGGACGCCGGACGGCGGCACGAAGTACCTCGCGGAACTGTCCAGCGGCGACGAGGTACAGGTCGTCGACCGCGACGGCCACACGCGCACCGCGGTCGTCGGGCGCGCGAAAATCGAGAAGCGCCCGATGTTCCGCGTCGAAGCCGAGACCGAGTCCGGCGACCGCATCGAGACGCTGCTGCAGAACGCCGAGACCATCAAAGTCTCCACGAGCGAGGGCCGCACCGCGGTCACTGACATCGAAGAAGGCGACGAGATTCTGGCCTACCTCGAAGAGGGCGGTCGCCACTTCGGAGAAGCCATCGACGAACGCATCATCGAACAGTAA
- a CDS encoding zinc ribbon domain-containing protein: MVNRRGVIAAVLGFVYPGLGHVYLRRWVRAVSWFVLALVTAALIVPESAYQAFQTDGIQGLMEASESFGVEVTLSLLVIRLLNVVDAYLVAVRDTASAVAERVPTPGSDDESAGEEAATCPECGKELDSDLDFCPWCTTRLDAAAGDADSP; encoded by the coding sequence GTGGTCAATCGACGCGGCGTCATCGCGGCGGTACTGGGTTTCGTCTACCCCGGCCTCGGACACGTCTACCTGCGGCGCTGGGTGCGGGCCGTCTCGTGGTTCGTGCTCGCGCTCGTGACGGCGGCGCTCATCGTGCCGGAGTCGGCGTATCAGGCGTTCCAAACCGACGGCATCCAGGGCCTGATGGAGGCCAGCGAGAGCTTCGGCGTGGAAGTGACGCTGAGCCTGCTGGTGATTCGGCTGCTGAACGTCGTCGACGCGTACCTCGTGGCGGTCCGCGACACGGCCAGCGCCGTGGCCGAGCGCGTGCCGACGCCCGGGAGCGACGACGAGAGCGCTGGCGAGGAAGCGGCGACGTGTCCGGAGTGCGGCAAAGAACTCGACAGCGACCTCGACTTCTGCCCGTGGTGTACGACGCGACTCGACGCCGCAGCGGGCGACGCCGACTCGCCGTAG
- a CDS encoding type I 3-dehydroquinate dehydratase, whose translation MDFEEFVLAAPVSDLGDEAAAREHADAVEFRMDLADDPLPALDDYDGELPVIATNRAEWEGGEASEDGRIDALAEAARTDFVAAVDIELAALTEEDGGGAEALAAARAEGTATIVSVHDFEGTPEMGVLAELLGEACSLGDVGKLAVTAEDHGDALDVLRVTHEFNAVDAPVATMAMGEAGRHTRAVAPLYGSRIGYAPADPENATAPGQYDAATLRTLVENLQ comes from the coding sequence ATGGACTTCGAGGAGTTCGTGCTGGCGGCGCCCGTCTCCGACCTCGGCGACGAGGCGGCCGCCCGCGAGCACGCCGACGCCGTCGAGTTCCGGATGGACCTCGCCGACGACCCGCTGCCCGCGCTCGACGACTACGACGGCGAGCTCCCGGTCATCGCGACGAACCGCGCCGAGTGGGAGGGCGGCGAGGCCAGCGAGGACGGCCGCATCGACGCGCTCGCGGAGGCGGCGCGCACCGACTTCGTCGCTGCCGTCGACATCGAACTCGCAGCACTCACCGAGGAGGACGGCGGCGGCGCGGAGGCGCTGGCGGCCGCGCGCGCCGAGGGCACCGCGACCATCGTCTCCGTCCACGACTTCGAGGGAACGCCCGAGATGGGCGTGCTCGCGGAGTTACTCGGGGAGGCGTGCTCGCTGGGGGACGTCGGAAAGCTCGCGGTCACCGCCGAGGACCACGGCGACGCCCTCGACGTACTGCGCGTCACCCACGAGTTCAACGCAGTGGACGCGCCCGTCGCGACGATGGCAATGGGTGAAGCAGGCCGGCACACGCGCGCTGTTGCGCCGCTGTACGGCTCCCGCATCGGGTACGCGCCCGCCGACCCCGAGAACGCCACCGCGCCCGGTCAGTACGACGCCGCGACGCTGCGCACGCTCGTCGAGAACCTCCAGTAG
- a CDS encoding transcription initiation factor IIB family protein, producing MTDARMRSREQERTDEEETTDGCPECGGLVVQDEEHGESVCADCGLVVEEEGIDRGPEWRAFDSKEKDEKSRVGAPTTNTMHDKGLSTNIDWRDKDAYGNSLSSNQRQKMQRLRKWNERFRTRDAKERNLKQALGEIDRMASALGLPDNVRETASVIYRRALEDDLLPGRSIEGVATSCVYAAARQAGVPRSLDEIADVSRVEKSEIARTYRYVVRELGLEVAPADPESYVPRFASSLELSDESAHRARELLKTAKDKGVHSGKSPVGLAAAAVYAAALLTNEKTTQAKVSEVADISEVTIRNRYHELLEAEDTIPV from the coding sequence ATGACAGATGCACGCATGCGCTCCCGAGAGCAGGAGCGCACGGACGAAGAAGAGACGACGGACGGCTGCCCGGAGTGTGGCGGTCTCGTCGTTCAGGACGAAGAGCACGGCGAGTCCGTCTGCGCCGACTGCGGCCTCGTCGTCGAGGAGGAAGGCATCGACCGCGGCCCCGAGTGGCGCGCGTTCGACTCCAAGGAGAAAGACGAGAAATCCCGCGTCGGCGCCCCCACCACGAACACGATGCACGACAAGGGGCTGTCGACGAACATCGACTGGCGGGACAAGGACGCGTACGGCAACTCGCTGTCCTCGAACCAGCGCCAGAAGATGCAGCGCCTCCGCAAGTGGAACGAGCGCTTCCGCACGCGCGACGCCAAGGAGCGCAACCTGAAGCAGGCGCTCGGCGAAATCGACCGCATGGCCTCCGCGCTCGGCCTGCCGGACAACGTTCGCGAGACGGCCTCCGTCATCTACCGCCGCGCGCTCGAAGACGACCTGCTGCCGGGTCGCTCCATCGAGGGGGTCGCGACCTCCTGCGTGTACGCCGCCGCCCGACAGGCCGGCGTCCCGCGCAGCCTCGACGAGATTGCGGACGTCTCCCGCGTCGAGAAGTCCGAAATCGCGCGCACGTACCGCTACGTCGTCCGCGAACTCGGCCTCGAAGTCGCGCCCGCCGACCCCGAGAGCTACGTCCCGCGGTTCGCGTCCTCGCTGGAACTCTCCGACGAGTCCGCCCACCGCGCCCGCGAACTCCTCAAGACCGCGAAGGACAAGGGCGTCCACTCCGGCAAGAGCCCGGTCGGCCTCGCCGCGGCCGCGGTGTACGCCGCCGCCCTCCTCACGAACGAGAAGACGACGCAGGCGAAGGTCTCGGAGGTCGCTGACATCTCCGAGGTCACCATCCGCAACCGCTACCACGAACTGCTCGAAGCCGAAGACACGATTCCGGTCTAA
- a CDS encoding cobalamin-binding protein, which produces MRAVSLAPSATATVAALGGSDRLVGVTTHCEGVDAPVVGGWLNPDFERVRDLDPDVVLTSDALQREVRDDLRDRGFDVRHVEPATLDDVLASFADIGDAVGLPNAGAQLEAESRERVEAVRRDAPEDDPVVYCEEWSDPPMAAGNWVPDVVEAAGGRYPFVDAGERSREVDTSAVEAADPDHAVVHVCGKGDSVDPDFDGRDWAFDADVHVVDDSLLNQPSPRLLDGLETLAARIRGD; this is translated from the coding sequence ATGCGCGCCGTCTCGCTCGCACCGAGCGCTACCGCCACTGTCGCCGCTCTCGGCGGCAGCGACCGCCTCGTGGGCGTGACGACACACTGCGAGGGCGTGGACGCACCCGTCGTCGGCGGCTGGCTGAACCCCGACTTCGAGCGCGTCCGCGACCTCGACCCGGATGTCGTCCTCACCAGTGACGCCCTCCAGCGCGAGGTCCGCGACGACCTGCGCGACCGCGGATTCGACGTCCGCCACGTCGAGCCAGCCACGCTCGACGACGTACTCGCCTCGTTCGCCGACATCGGCGACGCCGTGGGTCTCCCGAATGCGGGCGCACAACTGGAAGCCGAGAGCCGCGAGCGCGTCGAAGCCGTCCGCCGCGACGCGCCCGAGGACGACCCCGTCGTCTACTGCGAGGAGTGGTCGGACCCGCCGATGGCCGCCGGAAACTGGGTGCCCGACGTGGTCGAAGCCGCGGGCGGGCGCTACCCGTTCGTGGACGCCGGCGAGCGCTCCCGAGAGGTCGACACGAGCGCGGTCGAAGCCGCCGACCCCGACCACGCCGTCGTCCACGTCTGCGGGAAGGGCGACAGCGTCGACCCGGACTTCGACGGCCGCGACTGGGCGTTCGACGCCGACGTACACGTCGTCGACGACAGCCTTCTCAATCAGCCGAGTCCGCGCCTCCTCGACGGCCTCGAGACGCTCGCCGCGCGAATCCGCGGCGACTAA
- a CDS encoding DUF84 family protein, with product MRVAVGSGNPVKRDAVAAALPDATVESVSVASGVPEQPWGDDETIEGARNRAERALTSGKYDLGVGLEGGVAERGGDLFLIMWAAASDGERVETGGGPRMRLPDDVAARLRDGAELGPVMDDLLDTSGVAENQGAAGVLTGGITNRTEALRTAVAGALGPFVTDYY from the coding sequence ATGCGAGTCGCAGTCGGCTCCGGGAACCCGGTGAAGCGCGACGCGGTCGCGGCCGCGCTCCCGGACGCGACAGTCGAATCGGTCAGCGTCGCCAGCGGCGTCCCCGAACAGCCGTGGGGCGACGACGAGACCATCGAGGGCGCGCGGAACCGCGCGGAGCGCGCGCTCACTTCTGGGAAATACGACCTCGGCGTCGGTCTCGAAGGGGGAGTGGCAGAACGTGGTGGCGACCTCTTTCTGATTATGTGGGCTGCCGCGAGCGACGGCGAACGCGTCGAAACCGGCGGCGGGCCGCGGATGCGCCTCCCGGACGACGTGGCCGCGCGGCTCCGCGACGGCGCGGAACTCGGCCCCGTGATGGACGACCTGCTGGACACCTCGGGCGTCGCGGAGAATCAGGGCGCGGCGGGAGTGCTGACTGGTGGTATCACGAACAGGACTGAAGCGCTCCGAACGGCGGTTGCCGGCGCGCTCGGGCCGTTCGTCACCGACTACTACTGA